In Candidatus Kryptoniota bacterium, the sequence CGCGGATAGTGCAGTACGTGTGCGTGTCCATATTCTTCTACTTGTTCATCAACAATCCGTACTGAGGGATGAGACTAATCGAAAAAAAATTGTAAAGGAAAAAACGGGAAAGAGCTGAAGGGGTAATAGTGTAATCAGTTCATAAGTGTATCGGGGAAGAGATGAATGGGTTCAGTAGAAAATGGGATCCAGATTCAGCGGTACCGGGGGCGCGAATCGTGACTTAAATGCAGCCTAGAGGTTGTTTTCCGAAAGGAAGTCTACCAGAGCTGAGTTGAACCCGGGGGAATTCTCCATATTCGAGATATGGCCAGCTCCGTGAATCACCATGAGCTTGGAGTTTGGAATTCTTGAACGCATAAATTCCGCATCCGACGGCGGAGTCACTTTGTCCTTTTCGCCGACAAGTATCAATGTCGGTACGGAAATCTTTCCGAGATTCTCCGTCATATCCATTCTTGATGCTAGCGCGATGAGTGCTCCCACCAATCCATTTTCGTCCGTCGAGAGTATCGTCGTTCTGATTTTCTTCACTTCACTCTTCTTGTTCTCGATGCTCTCCGGGGCGAAGAGAGCTTTTACCTGTTCCTCGGCAAATTGAGATTTGTTCCCGCTTAGAATTGTTCTTATCTGGTTGACGCGATTCAGCTTCGCTGCGTTTGTGTCGGGAGTTGCTTTGGTGTCGGAGAGTACGAGCCCGGAAAATCTTGACGGCTCACGATCGACCGCGCGAAGAGCAACATATCCACCCATCGAGAGCCCGCACAGAATCGTCTTTTTTATCTGCAAATGGTCCAACAAACGTATCAGGTCGTCGACGAAAAACTCGATGAGATATTGCCCGTTCCCGACTTCGCTCCCGCCGTGCCCGCGCACGTCGAATGTCAGGACGAAGTGATCACCCGAGAGGAGAGCAGCCTGTTCGTCCCACATCGATTTGCTGAAGGGAAATCCGTGGATGAATGTGACCGCTTTGGTTTTATTAGAACCGTACGTCTCGTATGCGATACTGGAATCCCGAGTTTTCAAGATCATTTTTCGTCCTCGTTAGCGGATGAGTTGGTTCATCGAATCATTTGAATTTAGAGAAATATTTTTTGATAAGAAAAAAACCCGATCGAACCGGACAAGGGACACGATGAAGAAGTTACAGCTAATTACTGCCGGGCGATCTCTGCTTTTCGAAAAACGTTCGGAGAAGTGATCTCGATTCTTCGTCGCTCACACCTTCGATCAATTCGACACGGTGGTTGAGTCGTTGATCCTGGACGATGTTGAAAAGTGTCGAGCATGCTCCCATTTTCGGATCGTGCGCGCCGAAGACAAGCCGGTCGATCCTAGAAAGTACGATCGCGCCGGCGCACATCGGGCAGGGTTCGAGCGTGACGTACAGGGTGCAGCCTTTGAGTCTCCAGCTGCCGAGGTAATTCGCTGCCGCGCCGATGGCAATGATCTCAGCGTGAGCGGTGGGGTCCTGGAGCTGCTCAACCTGGTTGTGCCCTCGCGCAATCACAACACCGTTGCGGACGATTACTGCGCCGACCGGAACTTCGTTTCTTTCGAGCGCGCGTTCCGCCTCTTCGAGAGCAAGTGACATGAACCGTTGGTGATCGGTCATCCGTTTATCCCGCGATTGAAACGTGGACATCGACGCCCGCTTCGTTTGTCGTCGTGCCGGGTATCGGCGATGCAGGTACCGTCGGAGTTGTTTTGGTGTTCGTGTAAAACACCGCGGCCGTAACCCTCTGGCTTATGGCGTACTTGAATCTTATCTCGATGGTAGTCTGGTTGGTGCCGTCGATCGGCGTACCGCCGGAACCGATATTATCAGAATTGTACGACGAGCGGTTCGTCAGCGAGCTTGAGATACTCACGCTTATGTCAATATCGTTTTGGAGATTTAAACCGAAAAGGGGAATAGACATTCCTCTCTTGGAATAGTCCGCAGTGATCGTTAGCTGGCTGGTATTTGACTGCGCGATCGTTTGCGCCGACGGGCTGAGGTTGAATTGCGTGCTGGTGTTGTACAGTATCGAGCTCGTCACTGAGGCGTCTCCGAAAATTTTGTACGCGATATTCAGACCAAGGAGCGGCTGGAAACCGTATGAGAGCGTTTGGGCGTCGGTCACTTGAGTGCCCGAAGTACTGTGCCAGTTCTGTGAGTAGGTCGATTGGTATGAGTGATCGATACTGACGCGCGAGGCGAAATTGCTGAAAAGCGGAAGCTGTTCGAGACCGTCCCAGTGAAAAGCATAATTCACACGCGGCATGTATGATCCGAAGATCTTGTCCAGTATCGGCAGCGTCTCGAATCCCTGGACGAATGCCTGAGATAATTTCTGATCGCCAGTGCGAGTGTCGGTCGGATCCGCCAGCAAGTTCTTGTAGATCGTGGCAACCTGTCCAATACCGCTCTTGAAGGAAGAGAATATAAGGACCGGCGGAATCGTCAAGAAGCTGCGTGTGACCTGGCCGGTGACCATTACGGACTGGGGAGTGAGGTTCCCGAGCGAGTCGGTGACATAAACTGTGTTTCTCGTATATGTCCATGCCAGGTGCCATGACAGGTCGATCCTTGCGCCTTTCCACAAATCCCGTGAGGTCTTCAGGTCGACGTTGTTATTATTGGAGAAGTTGTCTGTGATACTTATTCCGTTTTGATGCAATCTTCTCCCCGGTGTCATGTCGAACACGAAGAACGGGAAACCTTTTGTCCTGATGAGGTTCAGTTTACCGTACGGGTCGGATATGAGACCAAGCTGGTACAGTTGGGAAGGTCCGAGCTCGGGTGTGCTTTCCTGTATGAAAGGGAACCTGAAGAAATTGCCCATGCCCGGCCGGAGACTCGGCAGCCCGCCATTCTGCGATGAATTCGCCGATGAGAAGTTTATGGATATGTTATCGAAATTCAGGAACGGTTCTTTTATTATGACGTTGAGTATTCCTCCGATGCCTCCGCCCTTCCCTGATGTGGAAGTAGTGGTATCCACGCTTGAAAATTCTTCGCGTCCATGTCCGCGTCTTGTAGGCTGTTGTGGCTGTTGCGGCTGCTGGGGCGCCGGCTGGGTTGGCTGCTGCTGCGTCGCCGCAGTTTCGCCCCCGAACCACGAGTCCGACAACATTTTCAGTCTCACGGACGTCCCCAGTTGAAGCGACGAGTTCACGCCAGCTCCTCTGCCGAGGGCGCCCTGTTGAGGGGAATAAATCCACTGGTATTGCGAGCTGTATCCGCTCTGTAGATCGAAATATTTCCCCATGTCGAACGGGAGTTTTGGCTGTGTCGCTATGGAAAAGCTTTCGCTGAAATTGTTGTCCTGGCCAAAGTTTATCAGCCCATTATTCAGGAAAATCTGTCTGAACACGTAAGAATTTCTGTACGGATGATTCAAGGTGTCGGCGTCGGCATAGAGAAGAGAACTCCCGACGTTGAACCTGTAATCGAATGTCGGGTTCAGTAGCCCGTTGTTCGTCAGCCGCCAGTTGATTCCGCCGGACCTCTGAGCTGTAAAGTTAGGCGAGATTCTCTCAGCCGACTGAACCCAGTACTGTTCGGTCGTGAGACTCCTGCTCGCGGACATGGAGAAGTTGATA encodes:
- a CDS encoding alpha/beta fold hydrolase — encoded protein: MILKTRDSSIAYETYGSNKTKAVTFIHGFPFSKSMWDEQAALLSGDHFVLTFDVRGHGGSEVGNGQYLIEFFVDDLIRLLDHLQIKKTILCGLSMGGYVALRAVDREPSRFSGLVLSDTKATPDTNAAKLNRVNQIRTILSGNKSQFAEEQVKALFAPESIENKKSEVKKIRTTILSTDENGLVGALIALASRMDMTENLGKISVPTLILVGEKDKVTPPSDAEFMRSRIPNSKLMVIHGAGHISNMENSPGFNSALVDFLSENNL
- the tadA gene encoding tRNA adenosine(34) deaminase TadA, which codes for MTDHQRFMSLALEEAERALERNEVPVGAVIVRNGVVIARGHNQVEQLQDPTAHAEIIAIGAAANYLGSWRLKGCTLYVTLEPCPMCAGAIVLSRIDRLVFGAHDPKMGACSTLFNIVQDQRLNHRVELIEGVSDEESRSLLRTFFEKQRSPGSN